From the genome of Symphalangus syndactylus isolate Jambi chromosome 5, NHGRI_mSymSyn1-v2.1_pri, whole genome shotgun sequence, one region includes:
- the LOC129483321 gene encoding large ribosomal subunit protein eL30-like, which translates to MVALKKIKKSLVSINSRLQLIMKSGKKYVLGYKQTPKVIRQGKVKLVMLPNSCPTLRNSKIGYCAMLAKSGVHYYSGNNIELDTVCRKYCRVCAH; encoded by the exons atggtggctctaaagaagataaaaaagtCATTGGTGTCAATCAACTCTAGACTCCAGCTCATTATGAAAAGCGGAAA aaagtatGTGCTGGGGTACAAGCAGACTCCAAAGGTGATCAGACAAGGCAAAGTGAAATTGGTTATGCTCCCCAACAGCTGCCCCACTTTGAGGAACTCCAAAATAGGGTACtgtgccatgttggccaaaaGTGGTGTTCATTACTATAGTGGCAATAATATTGAATTGGACACAGTGTGCAGAAAATACTGCAGAGTATGTGCACACTga